From the Streptomyces syringium genome, one window contains:
- a CDS encoding spermidine synthase, whose product MTVPYVRYDHDTEAAPVTVERREGPYGEVVLRRRGGGDGAAGAVYEIIANGCFLMDTSDGRSERLLVDAALAALPADRPDPAVLIGGLGVGFSLAHAAAEPRWGRVTVVEREGAVIDWHRTGPFAAISAGALADPRTELLHTDLVTHLRTTDDGGTSHALKAVGEYDALCLDIDNGPGWTVTEDNGGLYSPTGLAACRARLTPGGVLAVWSAQPSAEFEKALRNAGFDRVGTEEITVARGVPDVVHLGVKAA is encoded by the coding sequence ATGACCGTCCCGTACGTCCGGTATGACCACGACACCGAGGCCGCGCCCGTCACCGTCGAGCGCCGCGAGGGACCGTACGGCGAGGTGGTGCTCAGACGGCGCGGCGGCGGGGACGGGGCGGCCGGCGCGGTCTACGAGATCATCGCCAACGGCTGCTTCCTGATGGACACCTCCGACGGCCGTTCCGAGCGGCTGCTGGTCGACGCCGCGCTCGCCGCCCTGCCCGCCGACCGCCCGGACCCCGCGGTCCTGATCGGCGGGCTCGGGGTGGGTTTCTCGCTCGCGCACGCGGCCGCCGAGCCGCGCTGGGGGCGCGTCACGGTCGTCGAGCGGGAGGGCGCGGTCATCGACTGGCACCGCACCGGCCCGTTCGCCGCGATCTCCGCCGGCGCCCTCGCCGACCCGCGTACGGAGCTCCTCCACACCGACCTCGTCACCCACCTCCGCACCACCGACGATGGGGGCACCTCCCACGCCCTTAAGGCTGTGGGGGAGTACGACGCGCTGTGCCTCGACATCGACAACGGCCCCGGCTGGACCGTCACGGAGGACAACGGCGGTCTCTACTCCCCCACCGGTCTCGCGGCCTGCCGGGCGCGGCTGACACCCGGCGGGGTGCTCGCCGTCTGGTCCGCGCAGCCCTCCGCGGAATTCGAGAAAGCCCTCCGGAATGCCGGGTTCGATCGGGTTGGAACCGAAGAGATCACCGTTGCCCGGGGCGTCCCCGACGTCGTTCACCTCGGGGTCAAGGCCGCGTAG
- a CDS encoding rhomboid-like protein produces MTVVDPADDSAIGARTASGGAPPQPSRQPSRLRRLARLLPTPAGTPFTFGYGAILLSTALYTDFGDPATVDRLLRESSTDAAHLVEQPLFVLVASALWIAGGIYSFYGVAFLLVVTALERRVGGARAAGVFLLGHVLATLATELPVAGAVAVGRLPAASMHRLDYGISFGLMACIGALSGLLRPRWKWPLLGVAGAMCAQDLIELVDPLASWGHPIALLTGLACLPLVRDAAGQRSAGAGRGAGRGAALSADRAVPLPLFPPWLPRQYVPARAPQEGAAGGMAFRGAGEEPPDGGRAEPVGRAPAEPEAPRHVMGVDDGLHHAHGGEAGPVRVPPRVPGAVPRPRTPDGAGEQRRRDADALQAR; encoded by the coding sequence GTGACCGTGGTGGATCCCGCCGATGATTCGGCCATCGGCGCGCGGACCGCGAGCGGCGGTGCGCCGCCCCAGCCGTCCCGGCAGCCGTCCCGGCTCCGCCGCCTCGCACGGCTGCTGCCCACCCCCGCCGGCACGCCGTTCACCTTCGGCTACGGCGCGATCCTGCTCAGCACCGCCCTGTACACGGACTTCGGTGACCCGGCGACGGTCGACCGGCTGCTCCGCGAGTCCAGCACCGACGCGGCGCACCTCGTCGAACAGCCGCTGTTCGTCCTCGTGGCCAGCGCCCTGTGGATCGCGGGCGGCATCTATTCGTTCTACGGCGTGGCCTTCCTGCTCGTCGTCACCGCGCTGGAGCGGCGGGTCGGCGGGGCGCGTGCCGCCGGGGTCTTCCTGCTCGGCCATGTGCTGGCCACGCTCGCGACCGAGCTTCCGGTGGCGGGCGCCGTCGCCGTCGGCCGGCTGCCCGCGGCCTCGATGCACCGCCTGGACTACGGCATCAGCTTCGGGCTGATGGCGTGCATCGGCGCGCTGTCCGGGCTGCTGCGGCCGAGGTGGAAGTGGCCCCTGCTCGGTGTGGCGGGGGCGATGTGCGCCCAGGACCTGATCGAACTCGTCGACCCCCTCGCCAGTTGGGGGCACCCCATCGCCCTGCTGACCGGGCTGGCCTGCCTGCCGCTGGTCCGCGACGCGGCCGGGCAGAGGAGCGCTGGTGCCGGTCGGGGTGCCGGTCGGGGTGCCGCGCTCTCAGCGGACCGTGCCGTCCCACTGCCACTGTTCCCGCCGTGGCTGCCCCGGCAGTACGTCCCGGCCCGTGCACCACAGGAGGGTGCGGCCGGGGGCATGGCCTTCCGGGGCGCCGGGGAAGAGCCGCCGGACGGCGGGCGCGCAGAGCCCGTCGGGCGGGCTCCAGCCGAGCCCGAGGCCCCGCGCCACGTCATGGGTGTGGACGACGGTCTCCACCACGCCCATGGCGGCGAAGCCGGGCCCGTCCGAGTGCCCCCACGGGTGCCAGGCGCGGTCCCCCGCCCCCGCACCCCGGACGGTGCCGGCGAGCAGCGCCGCCGCGATGCGGATGCCCTCCAGGCGCGCTGA
- a CDS encoding GlxA family transcriptional regulator: protein MSAGSVAVAVIDDDVPFWDLYELGVVCTVFGIPHHDLADPWYDLRLCSAGGDSAQAATGGGGFALRTPHGLDALAGADTVIVPSVPEACVDGGRELPPELLTALRRAADGGARMVSLCAGAFALAAAGILDGRRATAHWLHTEELARRYPKVDVDDSVLYVDDGDVLTSAGVTAGLDLCLHLVRRDLGAHVANQLARRLVVPAHRPGGQAQYVDLSVPAADDEGLAAVLQWATAHLDRPLTVDDLARRAGMSPRTFFRRLQAATGTTPLQWLLTQRLARAQSLLESTGLPVERISELSGLGTGANLRRHFTLHFGVTPTDYRRAFPASA, encoded by the coding sequence ATGAGCGCTGGTTCCGTGGCCGTGGCCGTGATCGACGACGATGTCCCCTTCTGGGACCTGTACGAACTGGGGGTCGTCTGCACGGTCTTCGGCATCCCGCACCACGACCTGGCCGACCCCTGGTACGACCTGCGGCTCTGCTCGGCCGGAGGGGACTCGGCGCAGGCCGCGACCGGCGGGGGCGGCTTCGCGCTGCGCACCCCGCACGGGCTGGACGCGCTGGCCGGCGCGGACACCGTGATCGTCCCCTCGGTGCCGGAGGCCTGCGTCGACGGCGGCCGCGAGCTCCCCCCGGAACTCCTCACCGCGCTGCGCCGGGCCGCCGACGGCGGCGCCCGCATGGTGTCCCTGTGCGCCGGCGCCTTCGCGCTCGCCGCCGCCGGGATCCTCGACGGCCGCCGCGCCACCGCCCACTGGCTGCACACCGAGGAACTGGCGCGCCGGTACCCGAAGGTCGACGTCGACGACTCGGTTCTCTATGTGGACGACGGCGACGTCCTCACCAGCGCCGGGGTCACCGCCGGGCTCGACCTGTGCCTGCACCTGGTCCGCCGCGACCTCGGCGCGCACGTCGCCAACCAGCTGGCCCGCCGTCTGGTCGTCCCCGCGCACCGGCCCGGCGGCCAGGCGCAGTACGTCGACCTCTCCGTCCCCGCCGCCGACGACGAGGGCCTCGCGGCCGTGCTCCAGTGGGCCACCGCGCACCTGGACCGGCCGCTGACCGTCGACGACCTGGCCCGGCGCGCCGGGATGAGCCCCCGGACCTTCTTCCGCCGCCTCCAGGCCGCCACCGGCACCACCCCACTGCAATGGCTGCTCACCCAGCGGCTCGCCCGCGCCCAGTCGCTGCTGGAGTCGACCGGGCTGCCGGTCGAGCGGATCAGCGAGCTGAGCGGGCTGGGCACCGGGGCCAATCTGCGCCGCCACTTCACCCTGCACTTCGGCGTCACGCCGACGGACTACCGGCGGGCCTTCCCGGCGTCGGCGTGA
- a CDS encoding response regulator transcription factor, translating into MEHTHIGPSGTTASAGAQRRVLVVEDDRTIVDAIAARLRAEGFQVRTAGDGPAAVDAAEAWQPDLLVLDVMLPGFDGLEVCRRVQAQRPVPVLMLTARDDETDMLVGLGVGADDYMTKPFSMRELAARVHVLLRRVERAALAAHTPRSGILRLGELEIDHAQRRVRVRGTDVHLTPTEFDLLVCLANTPRAVLSREQLLAEVWDWADASGTRTVDSHIKALRRKIGAERIRTVHGVGYALETPAA; encoded by the coding sequence ATGGAGCACACACACATCGGCCCGAGCGGCACCACAGCCTCCGCCGGGGCACAGCGGCGGGTCCTGGTCGTCGAGGACGACCGGACGATCGTCGACGCGATCGCGGCCCGGCTGCGGGCCGAGGGATTTCAGGTACGGACCGCCGGCGACGGCCCGGCGGCGGTCGACGCCGCCGAGGCCTGGCAGCCGGATCTGCTGGTGCTGGACGTCATGCTGCCGGGCTTCGACGGCCTGGAGGTCTGCCGCCGGGTCCAGGCACAGCGGCCGGTGCCGGTGCTGATGCTCACGGCCCGGGACGACGAGACCGACATGCTGGTCGGGCTGGGCGTGGGCGCCGACGACTACATGACCAAGCCGTTCTCGATGCGCGAGCTGGCGGCGCGGGTGCACGTCCTGCTGCGGCGGGTGGAGCGGGCCGCGCTCGCCGCGCACACCCCGCGCAGCGGCATCCTGCGCCTGGGCGAGCTGGAGATCGACCACGCACAGCGAAGAGTGCGCGTACGGGGCACCGACGTGCACCTGACGCCCACGGAGTTCGACCTGCTGGTCTGTCTGGCCAACACCCCGCGCGCGGTCCTCTCCCGCGAGCAGCTGCTCGCCGAGGTGTGGGACTGGGCCGACGCCTCCGGCACCCGGACCGTGGACAGCCACATCAAGGCGCTGCGCCGGAAGATCGGGGCGGAGCGGATCCGCACCGTCCACGGCGTCGGGTACGCGCTGGAGACCCCGGCGGCATGA
- a CDS encoding NAD(P)-dependent oxidoreductase, whose protein sequence is MSVTVLGLGSMGTALADAFLKAGHPTTVWNRSAARADALVARGAVRAESVRDAVTASELVVICVTTYDDVHAVLGPVAHDLAGRTLVNLTSGTPEQARAGAAWAAEHGAGYLDGAIMTTPPGIGSAEFMLLYSGSPTAFAAHRTTLASLGDPLDLGADPGLASLYDTALLGLMWSTLSGWLHGTALTGSEQVPARDFTPVATRWLTAVTGFMSTYAPQIDAGHYPGDDATLDVHLASMDHLVHASEAGGLDVGLPLLLKAFVARAVAAGHGGDSFARLVEVVRDGGRA, encoded by the coding sequence ATGAGTGTGACCGTTCTCGGCCTGGGTTCGATGGGCACGGCGCTGGCCGACGCCTTTCTGAAGGCCGGTCACCCGACCACCGTCTGGAACCGCTCGGCCGCCAGGGCCGACGCCCTCGTCGCACGGGGAGCCGTCCGCGCGGAGTCGGTGCGCGACGCGGTCACCGCGAGCGAGCTCGTCGTGATCTGCGTGACGACCTACGACGACGTCCACGCCGTCCTCGGCCCCGTCGCGCACGACCTCGCGGGCCGCACCCTCGTCAACCTCACCTCCGGCACGCCCGAGCAGGCCCGGGCCGGGGCCGCGTGGGCGGCGGAGCACGGTGCCGGCTACCTCGACGGGGCGATCATGACGACCCCGCCGGGCATCGGGAGCGCGGAGTTCATGCTGCTCTACAGCGGCTCGCCGACCGCGTTCGCCGCGCACCGGACGACGCTGGCGAGCCTGGGCGACCCCCTGGACCTCGGCGCGGACCCGGGCCTCGCCTCGCTCTACGACACGGCCCTGCTCGGCCTGATGTGGTCGACGCTCAGCGGCTGGCTGCACGGCACGGCGCTGACCGGCTCCGAGCAGGTGCCGGCGCGGGACTTCACGCCGGTGGCGACCCGCTGGCTGACCGCCGTCACCGGGTTCATGAGCACGTACGCGCCGCAGATCGACGCCGGTCACTACCCGGGGGACGACGCCACCTTGGACGTCCATCTCGCGTCGATGGACCACCTCGTCCACGCGAGCGAGGCGGGCGGCCTGGACGTCGGGCTGCCGCTGCTGCTCAAGGCGTTCGTCGCCCGGGCCGTCGCCGCGGGCCACGGCGGCGACAGCTTCGCGCGTCTGGTCGAGGTCGTCCGCGACGGGGGCCGGGCATGA